GACAGAACCTCTAGGACCCAGACAAACTGAGGAACCCCAAAAGGATGAAACTGCTGTCTGCGTGGGTTACTAGCTCTGCACTTCTGTCATCCAGGCTGTGCTCACAAGCGGTGTAATACGGCAGGGCTAAGTGTAGAGGGGTCCGTGTTAATACGGATATGTAATAGTGACACGGCAGGGCTAAGTGTACAGGGGTCCGTGTTAATACGGATATGTAGTAGTGACACAGCAGGGCTAAGTGTACAGGGGTCCGTGTTAATACGGATATGTAATAGTGACACGGCAGGGCTAAGTGTACAGGGGTCCGTGTTAATACGGATATGTAGTAGTGACACGGCTCTCTTGCAtttcgttacccagaatccctagctgcagtagaagcactgtacaCTGAGATGACGAGGACAGGCCGGATTAGACATGTGTGAGACTTGCGGATGTGCTCACATGTGATGTGTATAAGGGtgacacacacggtgacacacacggtgacacacacggtgacacacacggtgacacacacggtgacacacacggtgacacacacggtgacacacacacagcagaaaagCGTTTAACTGGaagtatattttctttatttgcatGTTTCCAAACTAAAGGGTTTGAACAGATACAAGAGAGACAAAAAGGGGCCGAGACAGGTTAATATAGTGGGACAAAGGATaagaaaataaaacacacattggGATGGGGGGGTTCCAGGTACAAAATAAAGTCACCCTTTACATTGAGAAACATGCTGCTTGTGCaacttggaatatatatatacagggcttATAAAATCTTACATCTACACCAGCCCCCGTATCAACGGGGCGCCCTCTGCCATTATCTTACATTATAAAACACAGGGGagggtctctcccctctcccacttctttaaaataaataaaaaaacaacaaaaagccACCACAAGAAAAGGCTATTTCTCTGAGTCCTGTACTTGGGATTCCCCGGCACACGTCCATCACGTTAACACCTCACGTGCTGGAGAGGTCTGAAGGAGCACAAAGGGTTAACCTCTGCAATGCTTAAAGGAAACTCCGCCTAGTGCCGTAAAAACTAAAATGACCACTTTTCCCCAGACCCAACGTTCCCGTCTCTCGCGCCCCAAAGATCCAGCGACCGCAGGGTGTAGCAGAGCCGATCTGCGCTGTAGTGTGCGTCACGCGGCGGAAGCGGAAAGGAtgcgggggggtggtggggaagcGTGAATAACACTGTGCTGAACCTTCAGCCGCATCAGGCAACCATCCTCGGGCCTGACGGACACGCAGCCACCAGCGCCCGGCGCCAGGAACCGCCTGATCCGGGCGGCTGGGGGGCGCCCCACGAGAGCTTGTAAACAGAATAAGGACACTGCGCCTCCTCCACAAAGAGATTGTCTCCTCCGTTACACCCCTCCCCCAAGGAGAGTCCGGTGGGCGAGGTGGGACCCCCAGCCGTGCCAATGTCTGTATATAACAAGCTGAGGGGAGCAGGCGGATTCACCAAGTCCCACCCCAAAGGCCTCTTTCTCGGCACTGGGGGTCAGAGTCCGGTTCAGGTGGGATCTGTTCCTGCAGATCCGATCAGAACCTATTTATAGGATACGCCCCACTCCACTGGAAGGGGGAAGCCACGCGCTCCTCCCGCGCTCCCTCAGCCAGAGTCCGAGTCGCTGGTGTCCGAGGAGCTGGAGgtggagctgctgctgctgtcggAGCCCGAgctggagctggaggcgctgagacGCGACACGGAGACCTGCTGCTGGGCCGACTCCACCTTCTCGTgcgctgagggggagagagggggttaatATATCAAGGGGcgggatatatacatatatatatagatatatacacactacAACAATGTTCCACAACTAGCTGTGCCGGTGAACCGCGCACGCGCCAAACTAGGGCTGGGCGGTATACTCGGGAATATATTCTCACACTTCTgaatgcgcgggggggggggggggggggaagaagctcctcctctcaccttcccgtccccacccccccactaatCGTCCCCACTAGTTCTGCCCCGCCCCAGGGTTAACACACTGTTGGCTGCTCAGCGGGATGCAGATACAGGCTGCGGCCCTGCGTGCgttatgcagggagagggggagaggggttaggGCCGTGTGTGGTACAAGAGAAAGAGGTGAATGTGCCGCTTGGGATTAAGGAGGGATAACATgcagtgtgcgcgtgtgtgtaagaagggcggggggggggggagaacgccAGGCTAAATGTACGCCCCCGAGAAACGCCAGGCTAAATGTACCCCCCGCCCCCGCACGGGAGAAACGCCAGGCTAAATGTAACCCCCGCCCCCGCACGGGAGAAACGCCAGGCTAAATGTaccccccgcccccgcacagGAGAAACGCCAGGCTAAAtgtaccccccacccccgcacggGAGAAACGCCAGGCTAAATGTaccccccgcccccgcacagGAGAAACGCCAGGCTAACtgtaccccccacccccgcacggGAGAAACGCCAGGCTAAATGTACCCCCCGCCCCCGCACGGGAGAAACGCCAGGCTAAATGTaccccccgcccccgcacagGAGAAACGCCAGGCTAACTGTACCCCCCGCCCCCGCACAAGAGAAACGCCAGGCTAAATGTACCCCCCGCCCCCGCACGGGAGAAACGCCAGGCTAAatgtaccccccccacccccgcacggGAGAAACGCCAGGCTAAATGTACCCCCCGCCCCCGCACGGGAGAAACGCCAGGCTAACTGTACCCCCCGCCCCCGCACAAGAGAAACGCCAGGCTAAATGTACCCCCCGCCCCCGCACGGGAGAAACGCCAGGCTAAATGTACCCCCCGCCCCCGCACGGGAGAAACGCCAGGCTAAATGTACCCCCCGCCCCCGCACGGGAGAAACGCCAGGCTAAATGTACCCCCCGCCCCCGCACGGGAGAAACGCCAGGCTAAATGTACCCCCCGCCCCCGCACGGGAGAAACGCCAGGCTAAGTGTACGAGGCACTCACATTTCTTGGGCGGTTTCTTGGCGGAGTTGAGCTGTCCGCTAACATCCTGCAGTCTCTTCTCcaactctctcttcttctccagaGCCATCTCCTCTTTAGTTTTCCCCACCAGCTTCTTTAGTGCTGGAGAGAGCACCGAGTTAAGGGGAGCTGAGGAGAGACGACAGGGACACGGTTATACACActgagggacggacacacacacacacacacacacacaatataaatacatattatacacactgTGCTGGAGAGAGCACCGAGTTAAGGGGAGCTGAGGAGAGACGACAGGGACACGGTTATACACACTGAGGGACACGCTCATTATACATTacacaatatacatacacacacagggacatggttatacacacacacacacacacacacagggacatggtcacacacacacacacacacacacacacacacacacacacacacacacacacacacacacatggttatacacacacacacatacattacacaatataaatacatattatacacacacacagggataggcTCATACATTAcacaatataaattatatatacccacacacacagggacacagttatacacacaaacagggacaggctcatacatatcgcgcacacacacgcgcacgcacacgcgcacgcacgcacttttgggggttcaatatgcgcttgtaggtgtcctgtatgttatatatattacacacatacaaacaccgAGGGACAGGCACATAACACAATaaacattatatattattatatacagtgttggACAAATCCAGTCAGTCAACTGCATGCCCGTGGTGACTGGATATGACCCCGTGGTGACTGGATATGACCCCGTGGTGACTGGATATGACCCCGTGGTGACTGGAtatgaccccgtggcgacctcgtcatggcgggattgggggcgggactaggtggcgagtagatttttttggtgatttgtcaaccactaattatatatacacagggAGACTGTTATACACAGATGAGCCGGCTCATTACACAATACtgtatgcattatatatattagACGCATACAAACACCGAGGGGCCGGCTCATTACACATGGTGCTGGAGAGCACAGAAAGGGATACGGTGATACatcgaacacccccccccccatctcctccttccTGCTNNNNNNNNNNNNNNNNNNNNNNNNNNNNNNNNNNNNNNNNNNNNNNNNNNNNNNNNNNNNNNNNNNNNNNNNNNNNNNNNNNNNNNNNNNNNNNNNNNNNNNNNNNNNNNNNNNNNNNNNNNNNNNNNNNNNNNNNNNNNNNNNNNNNNNNNNNNNNNNNNNNNNNNNNNNNNNNNNNNNNNNNNNNNNNNNNNNNNNNNcatgttacacacacacacacacacacacacacacaaacacaaactgacctcacaccacacatacatatatacatatatacacacacacacacacacacacacacacagtatacacacacagcctcatatatatacacacacagtatacacacacagcctcctatatacacacacacacacacacacacacacacacacacacagtatacacacacagcctcatatatatatacacacacacacacacacacactgacctcacaccatgttacacacacacacacacacacacacacacacacacacaaacacacacacacacaaacacacacacacacacacacacacactgacctcacaccatgttacacacacactgacctcacaccatgttacacacacacacacacacacacaccatctgacctcacacacacaccacgtcatatacacacacatacatatatattatatattgcacacacacagcctcctatatatatatatgtataggaggctgtgtgtgtgtgtatatatatatatatatattacacatatatatatatatacacacacacacacacacacacacacacacactatacactgaccgcacaccatgttacacacacacacacaccatgttacacacacactgacctcacaccatgttacacacacacacacactgacctcacaccatgttacacacacacacacacacctcacaccatctgacctcacacacacaccacgtcatatacacacacatataaatattatatattgcacacatacacagcctcctatatatatatgtataggaggctgtgtgtgtgtgtgtgtgtgtgtgtgtatatatacacatacacacacaccctcctatatacacacacacacacagtatacacacacagcctcctatatacacacacacacacacagtatacacacacacaccctcctatatatacacacacacacacacagcctcctatacacacacacacacacacacacacacacagtataaatacacacacacacacagcctcctatacacacacacacacacacacacactgaccccgcgccgtcacacacacacacacactgcccccgcgccctgtcacacacacactgaccccgcgccctgtcacacacacacacacacactgaccccgcgccctgtcacacacacactgaccccgcgccctgtcacacacacacacacacactgaccccgcgccctgtcacacagacacacacacacactgaccctgcgccctgtcacacacacacacactgaccctgcgccctgtcacacagacacagacacacactgaccccgcgccctgtcacacagacacacacacactgaccctgcgccctgtcacacagacacacacactgaccctgcgccctgtcacacagacacacacacactgaccctgcgccctgtcacacagacacacacactgaccctgcgccctgtcacacagacacacactgaccccgcgccctgtcacacagacacacacacactgaccctgcgccctgtcacacacacacacactgaccgcgcgccctgtcacacacacacacacactgaccccgcgccgtcacacacacacacacacacactgaccccgcgccgtcacacacacacacacacacacactgaccccgcgccctgtcacacacacacacacacacacacacactgaccccgcgccctgtcacacagacacacacactgaccccacgccctgtcacacagacacacactgaccccgcgccctgtcacacacacacactgaccccgcgccctgtcacacagacacacactgaccccgcgccctgtctcacacacacacacactgaccccgcgccctgtcacacacacacacacactgcccccgcgccctgtcacacacacactgaccccgcgccctgtcacacacacacacacacacactgaccccgcgccgtcacacacacacacactgaccccgcgccctgtcacacacacaaacacacacactgaccccgcgccgtcacacacacacacacacacacactgaccccgcgccctgtcacacacacacaaacacacacactgaccccgcgccgtcacacacacacacacactgaccccgcgccgtcacacacacactgaccccgcgtcctgtcacacagacacacactgaccccgcgccctgtcacacagacacacacacactgaccccacgccctgtcacacagacacacactgaccccgcgccctgtcacacacacacacacactgaccccgcgccctgtcacacacacacacacactgcccccacgccctgtcacacagacacacactgaccccgcgccctgtcacacacacacacacacacacacacacacacacacacacacactgaccccgcgccctgtcacacacagacacacactgaccccacgccctgtcacacagacacacactgaccccgcgccctgtcacacacacacacacacacacacacacacacacacacacacacacactgaccccgcgccctgtcacacacagacacacactgaccccgcgccctgtcaaacacacacagacacactgacacactgacaccgcgccctgtcacacacacactgaccccgcgccctgtcacacagacacacaccccgcgccctgtcacacagacacacactgaccccgcgccctgtcacacagacacacaccccacgccctgtcacacacacacacacacacacaccccacgccctgtcacacacacactgacctcacaccatgttacacacacacacacctcacaccatgttacacacacacacacctcacaccatgttacacacacacacacactgacctcacaccacacatacatatatacatatatatacacacacacacacacacacacacacacacacagtatacacacacagcctcatatatatatatatacacacacacacacacactgacctcacaccatgttacacacacacacacacacacactgacctcacaccatgttacacacacactgacctcacaccatgttacacacacacacacacacacactgaccgcgcgccctgtcacacacacacacacactgaccccgcgccgtcacacacacacacacacacacactgaccccgcgccgtcacacacacacacacacacacactgaccccgcgccctgtcacacacacacacacacacacacactgaccccgcgccctgtcacacagacacacacactgaccccacgccctgtcacacagacacacactgaccccgcgccctgtcacacacacacacacactgaccccgcgccctgtcacacagacacacactgaccccgcgccctgtctcacacacacacacactgaccccgcgccctgtcacacacacacacacactgcccccgcgccctgtcacacacacactgaccccgcgccctgtcacacacacacacacacacacactgaccccgcgccgtcacacacacacacactgaccccgcgccctgtcacacacacacaaacacacacactgaccccgcgccgtcacacacacacacacacactgaccccgcgccctgtcacacacacacaaacacacacactgaccccgcgccgtcacacacacacacacactgaccccgcgccgtcacacacacactgaccccgcgtcctgtcacacagacacacactgaccccgcgccctgtcacacagacacacacacactgaccccacgccctgtcacacagacacacactgaccccgcgccctgtcacacacacacacacacacacacacacacacacacacacacactgaccccgcgccctgtcacacacagacacacactgaccccgcgccctgtcaaacacacacagacacactgacacactgacaccgcgccctgtcacacacacactgaccccgcgccctgtcacacagacacacaccccgcgccctgtcacacagacacacactgaccccacgccctgtcacacacacacacacacacaccccacgccctgtcacacacacactgacctcacaccatgttacacacacacacacctcacaccatgttacacacacacacacctcacaccatgttacacacacacacacactgacctcacaccacacatacatatatatacacacacacacacacacacacacacacacacacagtatacacacacagcctcatatatatatatatacacacacacacacacactgacctcacaccatgttacacacacacacacacacactgacctcacaccatgttacacacacactgacctcacaccatgttacacacacacacacacacacacacacacacacacacacacacacacacacacacacacacacacacaccacgtcatatacacacacatacatatattatattatatattgcacacatacacagcctcctatatatatatgtataggaggctgtgtgtgtgtgtatatatatatatatatatatatatatatatatatatatatatatatacacatatatatacatacacacatatacatacacacacacacacagcctcctatatacacacacacacacacactgaccacacaccatgttacacacacacacacacctcacaccatgttacacacacacacacacctcacaccatgttacacacacacacacacacacacctcacaccatgttacacacacacacacctcacaccatgttacacacacacacacactgacctcacaccatgttacacacacacacacacacacctcacaccatctgacctcacacacacaccacgtcatatacacacacatacatatatatattgcacacatacacagcctcctatatatatatatgtataggaggctgtgtgtgtgtgtgtgtgtgtgtatatatacacatacacacacacagcctcatatacacacacagcctcctatatatacacacacacacacacaccctcctatacacacacacacacagtatacacacacagcctcctatacacacacacacacagtatacacacacagcctcctatatacacaaacacagtatacacacacacacacacacagcctcctatatacacacacacacacacagtatacacacacagcctcctaTATAcaaac
This DNA window, taken from Ascaphus truei isolate aAscTru1 chromosome 20 unlocalized genomic scaffold, aAscTru1.hap1 SUPER_20_unloc_2, whole genome shotgun sequence, encodes the following:
- the LOC142474713 gene encoding bromodomain-containing protein 2-like encodes the protein MALEKKRELEKRLQDVSGQLNSAKKPPKKSHEKVESAQQQVSVSRLSASSSSSGSDSSSSSTSSSSDTSDSDSG